Below is a genomic region from Jiangella gansuensis DSM 44835.
ACTCGTTCTCCGCGCTCGACCTGGCCACCGACGCCCGGCTGCGAGCCGCGCTACGGCCACGGACGAGAGACGCCGCGGTGGTGATCGTCGCCCAGCGGGTGTCCACCATCGTCGACGCGGACCAGATCGTCGTGCTCGACGACGGCGCCGTCGTCGGGCTCGGCCGCCACGACGACCTGCTCGACACCTGCCCGACCTACGCCGAGATCGTCGAGTCCCAGCTGACCGCGGAGGAGGCGGCATGAGCGCGTCCAAGGCCACCACGACGGCGCCGGCCCGCCCGGCGGTGGGCGTCCGCGGCCCCGGTGGCGGCGGTCCCGGAGGGTTCGGCGGGATGGCCCCCCCGCCGCAGAAACCGATGAACTTCGGTCCGTCCGCGAAGCGGCTCATCGGCCGGCTGCGGCCGGAACGCACCGGCGTGTTCCTGGTGATCGCGCTGGCCGTGGTCAGCGTGGCGCTGAACGCCATCGGCCCGCGCATCCTGGGCCACGCCACCGACCTCGTCTTCGCCGGCGTGGTCGGGCGGCAACTGCCCGACGGGGTCACCAAGCAGCAGGCGGTCGAGCAGCTTCGAGCCGGCGGGCAGGACACGTTCGCCGACATGGTGTCGGCCATGGACGTCACACCCGGGCAGGGCATCGACTTCGTCGACCTGCGGTGGGTGCTGCTGGGCGTGCTGGCGCTGTACGTGGGCGCGTCGGTGTTCATGTGGATCCAGGCGTACCTGCTGAACACCATCGTCCAGCGCACCGTGTTCCGGTTGCGCTCCGACGTCGAGGACAAGATCCACCGCCTGCCGCTTCGGTACTTCGACGCGAACTCCCGCGGCGACGTGCTGAGCCGGGTCACCAACGACATCGACAACGTCTCGCAGAGCCTGCAACAGACCATGAGCCAACTGCTGACGTCGTTGCTCACGGTGCTCGGCGTGCTCACGATGATGGTCTGGATCTCGCCGCTGCTGGCGGTGATCGCGCTGGTCACCGTCCCGCTGTCGATGATCGTGACGGCGCTCATCGCCAAGCGGTCGCAGAAGCAGTTCGTCGCGCAGTGGGCGCACACGGGCGCGTTGAACGGGCAGATCGAGGAGGCCTACACCGGCCACACGCTGGTGCGGGTGTTCGGCCGGCAGCGCGAGGTGGAGCAGGCGTTCGGAGCGAAGAACGAGGAGCTGTACAAGGCCAGCTTCGGCGCCCAGTTCGTCTCGGGCATCATCATGCCGGCGATGTTCTTCCTCGGGAACCTCAACTATGTCGCCATCGCGGTGGTCGGCGGGCTGCGGGTGGCGTCGGGCTCGATGAGCCTCGGCGAGGTGCAGGCGTTCGTGCAGTACACCCGCCAGTTCACCCAGCCGCTCACCCAGCTGGCGTCGATGGCGAACCTGCTGCAATCGGGGGTCGCGTCGGCCGAGCGGGTGTTCGAACTGCTCGACGAACCGGAGCAGGTGCGCGAGGCGGCGACGCCGGCGACTCTTGGCCCG
It encodes:
- a CDS encoding ABC transporter ATP-binding protein, which encodes MSASKATTTAPARPAVGVRGPGGGGPGGFGGMAPPPQKPMNFGPSAKRLIGRLRPERTGVFLVIALAVVSVALNAIGPRILGHATDLVFAGVVGRQLPDGVTKQQAVEQLRAGGQDTFADMVSAMDVTPGQGIDFVDLRWVLLGVLALYVGASVFMWIQAYLLNTIVQRTVFRLRSDVEDKIHRLPLRYFDANSRGDVLSRVTNDIDNVSQSLQQTMSQLLTSLLTVLGVLTMMVWISPLLAVIALVTVPLSMIVTALIAKRSQKQFVAQWAHTGALNGQIEEAYTGHTLVRVFGRQREVEQAFGAKNEELYKASFGAQFVSGIIMPAMFFLGNLNYVAIAVVGGLRVASGSMSLGEVQAFVQYTRQFTQPLTQLASMANLLQSGVASAERVFELLDEPEQVREAATPATLGPQPRGRVTFEHVSFSYDPDTPLIDDLSLVAEPGQTVAIVGPTGAGKTTLVNLIMRFYELNSGRITIDGVDIADLRREELRSSIGMVLQDTWLFGGTIRDNIAYGNPDATEERIRTAAEATYVDRFVHSLPDGYDTVIDEEGDNISAGEKQLLTIARAFLADPSILILDEATSSVDTRTEVLVQHAMAALRSDRTSFVIAHRLSTIRDADLILVMEDGAIVEQGSHTELLERRGAYHQLYNSQFAAPEVEEA